AGTTTCAACTGTATCCTGCGCGCCTCGGCTTCCATGCGGAACGTATCCATCACATCTTCCAGTTCCCGTTCCATATCCAAAACCCATTCCAGCTCCACCGGCTCTTTCCCGGCTTCCATCTTGGTCATGGCCAGGATGTCCTCCACCATGGAAAGGGCGCCAATGGCGGCGTTTTCCACCCGTTTCATCATGTCCAGCCATCGCCCATTGGGGGCTTCCCGGCCGATCTCCTCGGAAAGGATCCTGGAAAACCCAACGATTGCCACCATGGGGGATTTAAGATCGTGGCTCAGGCTGGATAGCGCCCGGTCGGCCCTGTCCATCAATTCCCTGCAACACTTGTTTTTGCAATCGCCATAGGGATGGTAATGGGTGGCCGTTAGCGTAGGCTCTGCCGGAGTTGTACCGGCGCTGGAAGGCATACTACTCTCCTTCCTGGCTTTCTCCGATGGGAATGTGTATGGAAAACACGCTTCCCTTTCCGGGGACGCTTTCCACTGTCACGTTCCCGCGGTGGGCCAGAACCACGTGTTTTACTATGGACAGCCCCAGCCCAGTGCCCCCGGCCTTGCGCGACCTGGCCGCGTCCACCCGGTAGAACCGCTCGAATATCCTGTCCAGATGCTGTTTTTCTATGCCTGGCCCCTCATCCCTCACATGGATGGACACCATCTCGCCCGCCCTTTCGGCGGATACGCTAACGGTGGTTCCCTCTTCGCTGTAGTTTATGGCGTTGTCGATAAGGTTTGAAATGGCGGTTTCCAGCAGAGGGCCGTTAACAAGCACATCAATGCCCTGCTCGCACAGTATCTTCATTTTTATATGTTTTTCTTCCGCCTTTTCCGCCATACCGTCCATGGCTTTTTGCACGATGGTCAGCATGGGCTGGCGCGCCAGCTCTATGGCCTCCCCCTTCTCAAGGCTCGAAAGGGTCAGAAGGTCTTCGATGATGGAGGAGAGCCTGCTGGCGTGCCGGTTAATGATTTCCAGAAACCGCCGGGCCGCGTCCGGCTCGGTTATTGCGCCGTTAAGCAGGGTTTCCACGAAGCCCCGGATGGAGGTGATGGGAGTGCGAAGCTCATGGGAGACGTTGGAGGCGAAGTCCCGCCTGACGTTCTCAAGCCGTCTAAGCTGGGTGATGTCGTTCAACGCCACCACCATGCCGATGTATTCCCCGCCGGAGCCGAACATTGGGCTTCTTGTGGCCATGGCTATTAT
This DNA window, taken from Nitrospinota bacterium, encodes the following:
- a CDS encoding HAMP domain-containing histidine kinase, with the protein product MPSSAGTTPAEPTLTATHYHPYGDCKNKCCRELMDRADRALSSLSHDLKSPMVAIVGFSRILSEEIGREAPNGRWLDMMKRVENAAIGALSMVEDILAMTKMEAGKEPVELEWVLDMERELEDVMDTFRMEAEARRIQLKLDIALMPPVRWDMRRIRYHAVNNILSNALKFTPTGGRVTLSARAEGGKALIIIEDTGPGVPVAEREKIFHRFEQGDLGSERVLKGSGLGLANARLFTQRHGGVISVGDASPHGARFSLELPIDAAGLTA
- a CDS encoding PAS domain-containing protein, whose protein sequence is MDDTFGADLWRVQKELEAEIQRSEAILSCMKEGILAIDGAGEVLKLNRKARQMLNITGAKVEGAPISFVCGQGELLAFVAEGLAARDNSEREIKLSGPSPIIAMATRSPMFGSGGEYIGMVVALNDITQLRRLENVRRDFASNVSHELRTPITSIRGFVETLLNGAITEPDAARRFLEIINRHASRLSSIIEDLLTLSSLEKGEAIELARQPMLTIVQKAMDGMAEKAEEKHIKMKILCEQGIDVLVNGPLLETAISNLIDNAINYSEEGTTVSVSAERAGEMVSIHVRDEGPGIEKQHLDRIFERFYRVDAARSRKAGGTGLGLSIVKHVVLAHRGNVTVESVPGKGSVFSIHIPIGESQEGE